TTCGGCGTGGACAAGCCGGGCCACGAAGCCGTGCTGGCCGCCGCCATGGACCGGGTCCGCGCCGACCTCGCCATGCGCGCGCCGGGTACCCGCTCCGTCGTCCTCGCCCACGCCTTCGTCACCGGCGGCGCGGTGAGCGACAGCGAGCGGGACATCACCGTCGGCGGGGTCGCCTCCGTGCCCGCCGGGGTCTTCGACGGCGTCGACTACACCGCCCTCGGCCATCTGCACGGCAGCCAGACCATCAGCGAGCGCGTGCGCTACTCGGGCTCCCCCCTCCCGTACTCCTTCTCGGAGGCCGACCACCGCAAGACCATGTGGCTGGTGGACCTCGGGCCCGACGGCTCCCTGGACGCGGAGCGGATCGACTGCCCCGTGCCACGCGGCCTCGCCCGCGTCCGCGGCCACCTGGAGGACCTGCTCGCCGACCCGGCCCTGGCGCGTCACGAGGACGCCTGGGTCGAGGCCACCCTCACCGACCCGGTGCGGCCCGCCGATCCCATGGCCCGGCTGACCGAGCGCTTCCCGCACACGCTCAGCCTCGTCTTCGACCCCGAGCGCGCTCCTCAGGACCCCGACGTCTCGTACGCGCGGCGCCTCGCCGGCCGCAGCGAGCAGGAGATCGCCGAGGACTTCGTCGCGCACGTGCGCGGGGCGGGCCCCGACCCGAGCGAACAGGCCGTGCTGCGGGACGCGTTCGACGCCGTCCGCGCCGACGAGACCGTACGGGAGACCGCCCGGTGACACCCCGCCCGCCGCACCCCCCTGGGACCGCACGCCCGGACATCGAGAGGACCCGATGAGGCTGCACCGCCTGGACATCACCGCCTTCGGCCCCTTCGGCGGCACCCAGCGGGTCGACTTCGACGAGCTGTCCGCCGCCGGACTCTTCCTGCTGCACGGCCCGACGGGCGCCGGCAAGACCTCCGTCCTCGACGCCGTCTGCTTCGCGCTGTACGGCGCGGTCCCCGGCGCCCGGCAGAGCGGTCAGGGCCTCGGCCTGCGCAGCGACCACGCGGCCCCCGCCACCCGCACCGAGGTCCGCCTCGAACTCACCGTCGCCGGAAGGCGCCTGGAGGTCACCCGGCAACCGCCCTGGGCGCGCCCCAAGAAGCGCGGCACCGGCACCACGACCGAGAAGGCGCAGAGCTGGCTGCGCGCCTACGACTCCGCCGCCGGCGCGTGGACGGACCTCAGCCGCTCCCACCAGGAGATCGGCGAGGAGATCACCCAACTGCTCGGCATGAGCCGTGAGCAGTTCTGCCAGGTCGTGCTGCTGCCCCAGGGAGACTTCGCGCGTTTCCTGCGCGCCGACGCCGAGGCCCGCGGCAAGCTGCTCGGCCGGCTCTTCGACACCCACCGGTTCGCGGAGGTGGAGAAGCGCCTCGCCGAGCGGCGCCGGGCCACCGAGGCCGAGGTGCGGTCCGGAGACGCCGCGCTGCTCGCCGACGCGCACCGCATGCACCAGGAGGCGGGGGACATCACCGAGGTTCCGTTCCCCGACCTGGACCCGGGGGATCCGGGTCTCGCCGAGTCCGTGCTCGCCTGGGCGGCGGTGGCCCGCAGCACCGCGCGCGAGCGGTCGACCATCGCCCACTGCGCGCGCCGGGCCGCCGAGTCGGCGCAGGCGGAGGCGGACCGTGCACTGGACGAGGTACGTGAAGTGGACCGGCTGCAGCGCCGGTTCACCGAAGCACGGGAGCGGGCCGCGCGCCTGGAGGACCGCGCCGACGCCCACCGCGACGCCCGGACGCGGATGGAGCGCGCCCGCAAGGCAGAGGCCGTCGCTCCCGCGCTCGACCTGCGCGAGGCGGCCGAGGCCGAGCACCGGCGGGCGGCCGACGCGGAGACCCGCGCGCGGGCGGAGCTGCCGGAGACGTTCGCCGGGGCCGGAGCCCCGGGGCTGGCCGCCGCCGCACGCAAGGCCGCCGAGGAGCTCGGCGGCCTCGCGTCGGCACGCCGCGCCGAGCGCCGCCTCACCGAGCTCGGCACGGAGCGCGCCGCTCTGGACCGCCAGGAGCGGGCCGACGAGGACGTCCTCCAGGACACCGAGAGCTGGCTGGCCGACTGGGAGAACCTGCGCGCGGACATCGAGGCGCGGATCGAGGCCGCGCAGGACGCCGCCTCCCGCGCGGAACAGCTCGGCGTGCAGCGCGACCCCGCGATCAAGCGGCTCGGTGCGGCCCGCGAGCGCGACGCGTTCGCCCGGGACACCGAGGACGCCCACGAGCGGACCCTCACCGCGCGCGAGACGGCCACCGAGGCCCGCACCCGGTGGCTCGACCTGAAGGAGCAGCGCCTCCAGGGCATCGCCGCCGAACTTGCGGCCGGCCTCGTCGACGGAGAGGCCTGCGCCGTCTGCGGCGCCACCGAACACCCCGCCCCCGCGCGGAAGATCGCCGGACACGTCGACCGCGAGACGGAGGAGCGTGCCCTCGCCGCCTACCAGCGCGCCGACGAGGAGCGGGCCGAGGCGGAGCGGCGCCTCGGTGTCGTCCGCGAGGCCCTGGCCGCCGCCACGGCCGAGGCCGGAGACGCACCGACCGGGCAACTCGCCGAAGAGGCAGAGGAACTGGAGCGGCTCCTCGACCAGGCACGCGGAGCGGCCTCCGGGCTGCACGCGGCTCGCGAGGCGCGCGAACAGGCCGAGCGGGAACACCGGCAGCGGCTGGCCTCCCAGCAGGAAGCCTCCCGCCGGGTCGCCTCACGCGCCTCGCTCAGGGACGCCCTCGACCGCGAGAAGGCCGCACTGGAAGAGGAGTTGGAGCAGGCGCGCGCTGCCGCCGTGAGCGTGACCGTGCGGGCCGCCCAGCTGGAGCGGCAGGCCGCGCTCCTCACCGAGGCGGCGGACTGCGCCCGCGCGTTCGAGGACACCGCGCAGCGCCTGAAGGACGCCGACGCGCGACTCGCCGACGCCGCCTTCCGCGCCGGGTTCGAGACCCCCCGGGCCGCAGCCGACGCGCTGCTCGACGACGAGGCCCACCGCGATCTCCAACGGCGGCTCGACGCGTGGCAGTTCGAGGAGTCCGCGGTCCGTGCCGTGCTCGCCGAGGCCGACACGGCGGACGCCGCCCGCCGCCCGCCGGCGGAGCTGCCCGCCGCCGAGCGGGCCGCCGAAGCCGCCGACCGGCGCCTGCGGGAGGCCGCCTCGACGCAGGACGCGGCGGCTCGCCGCTGCACGGAGCTGGACGGCCTCTCCGCCCGGGCCGTCAGGGGAGTGGTCCGGCTCGCCCCGCTGCGCGCGGAGTACGACCGGGTGGCCGGGCTGGCCGGTCTCGCCGCGGGCACGTCGGCGGACAACGAACGCAGGATGCGCCTGGAGTCGTACGTCCTCGCCGCCCGCCTGGAGCAGGTCGCCGCCGCCGCGACCGTACGGCTGCAGCGCATGTCCTCCGGGCGCTACACCCTGGTGCACTCCGACGACCGCGCCGGCCGGGGCCGCAGCGGGCTCGGGCTGCACGTCGTGGACGCGTGGACCGGACGCGAGCGCGACACGGCGACCCTGTCGGGCGGCGAGACGTTCTTCGCCTCCCTCGCCCTCGCCCTCGGTCTCGCGGACGTCGTGACCGACGAGGCCGGCGGGGTCCGGCTCGACACGCTCTTCATCGACGAGGGCTTCGGCAGCCTCGACGACCAGACCCTCGACGAGGTCCTCGACGTCCTCGACTCGCTGCGCGAGCGCGACCGCAGCGTCGGCATCGTCAGCCATGTCGCCGACCTGCGCCGTCGCATCCACGCCCAGCTGGAAGTGGTGAAGGGGAGGACGGGGTCGGTCGTGCGGCAGCGGGGCGGCGAGGGGTGAGCGGGGCGCTCACCGGGCCGTGAGGCCGGCGACGCCGGGCGGGACCTCCAGCGGGCGGCGCCGAGGCTGACACCTGCCTGCCGTCCCGGCGCCTTTCCACGCCCGTTCGCGTCAGCGGCCGACCCGGCCGACCCGGCCGTCGCGTCCACCGCGTCGGCGTCAGTGGCCCAGCGGGCGGCGGGGCAGCGGCGAGGAGTAGACGACGCTCGTCGTCACCGAGCCCAGCGTGCCGATCTTGCCCGCCACCGTCTCCAGGTGGGTCATCGAACGCGCCGCGACCTTGATGACGAAGCAGTCGTCGCCGGTCACGTGATGGGCCTCGAGAATCTCGGGCGTCGCCTCGACGAGG
The window above is part of the Streptomyces sp. NBC_01428 genome. Proteins encoded here:
- a CDS encoding exonuclease SbcCD subunit D — protein: MRLLHTSDWHLGRAFHRVNMLDAQAGFIGHLVGTAREREADAVVVSGDVYDRAVPPLAAVQLFDDALHRLADLGVPTIMISGNHDSARRLGVGAGLIDRAGIHLRTDATACGTPVVLTDGHGDVAFYGLPYLEPALVKDEFGVDKPGHEAVLAAAMDRVRADLAMRAPGTRSVVLAHAFVTGGAVSDSERDITVGGVASVPAGVFDGVDYTALGHLHGSQTISERVRYSGSPLPYSFSEADHRKTMWLVDLGPDGSLDAERIDCPVPRGLARVRGHLEDLLADPALARHEDAWVEATLTDPVRPADPMARLTERFPHTLSLVFDPERAPQDPDVSYARRLAGRSEQEIAEDFVAHVRGAGPDPSEQAVLRDAFDAVRADETVRETAR
- a CDS encoding SMC family ATPase, which produces MRLHRLDITAFGPFGGTQRVDFDELSAAGLFLLHGPTGAGKTSVLDAVCFALYGAVPGARQSGQGLGLRSDHAAPATRTEVRLELTVAGRRLEVTRQPPWARPKKRGTGTTTEKAQSWLRAYDSAAGAWTDLSRSHQEIGEEITQLLGMSREQFCQVVLLPQGDFARFLRADAEARGKLLGRLFDTHRFAEVEKRLAERRRATEAEVRSGDAALLADAHRMHQEAGDITEVPFPDLDPGDPGLAESVLAWAAVARSTARERSTIAHCARRAAESAQAEADRALDEVREVDRLQRRFTEARERAARLEDRADAHRDARTRMERARKAEAVAPALDLREAAEAEHRRAADAETRARAELPETFAGAGAPGLAAAARKAAEELGGLASARRAERRLTELGTERAALDRQERADEDVLQDTESWLADWENLRADIEARIEAAQDAASRAEQLGVQRDPAIKRLGAARERDAFARDTEDAHERTLTARETATEARTRWLDLKEQRLQGIAAELAAGLVDGEACAVCGATEHPAPARKIAGHVDRETEERALAAYQRADEERAEAERRLGVVREALAAATAEAGDAPTGQLAEEAEELERLLDQARGAASGLHAAREAREQAEREHRQRLASQQEASRRVASRASLRDALDREKAALEEELEQARAAAVSVTVRAAQLERQAALLTEAADCARAFEDTAQRLKDADARLADAAFRAGFETPRAAADALLDDEAHRDLQRRLDAWQFEESAVRAVLAEADTADAARRPPAELPAAERAAEAADRRLREAASTQDAAARRCTELDGLSARAVRGVVRLAPLRAEYDRVAGLAGLAAGTSADNERRMRLESYVLAARLEQVAAAATVRLQRMSSGRYTLVHSDDRAGRGRSGLGLHVVDAWTGRERDTATLSGGETFFASLALALGLADVVTDEAGGVRLDTLFIDEGFGSLDDQTLDEVLDVLDSLRERDRSVGIVSHVADLRRRIHAQLEVVKGRTGSVVRQRGGEG